Below is a window of Quercus robur chromosome 6, dhQueRobu3.1, whole genome shotgun sequence DNA.
CTTTGCTGAGTTGCACCCTACCTTATGTATGCGTGTTGTGTGCCATGTGCATGGGTTGGGCCCGAGCTGTACATTGAAACAAAATgttttctcttattcttttgattccattATCGAAGCTCACgaatcaaaagaggggcatctATGGACACTGCAAtttgtaccccttacaactTGAGCCCCTATTCCTTAATGATGCTAAAATTTGAAGGCCTAAGGTTGGTTTAGGATCCAATCAGTTTCTGAATTAacttgagaaatgttaaaatggaaaatataattttttatgagcaaataaagatattttttgaaaataaaggcCAAGGAAACCCTCAACCTACATACGTATACACGTGTATGCGTACACAGGTCTAATACATGCGTACATAAGCATGGACCTACATATGTAGATAGGGTTCCAGAAGTTATGAAAGgaaagttttttgcattaaaaactgaggtttggaatgaatcacACATTGTTtgggagccattccaaaccctAATTTTTCAACTACATAAAGCTTTACATGGTATATTTTagaaaacatatagaaaatccTACAGGAAAACCTaaaattcactagaaatagtgaatcaaatagggagtttttcacaaaacatcctcaagtcaattttcttttgattggggCCTTTCCtggccttgatctttgagttttaCAATCACTAATCActtccttatttatttttgaatagatttgactaagGGAACGGTTAAAATCAAGCCAAGAGATTTTGTTTTTAAGGTATTAGTTCtaaactttctttttcatttatttacttttttttttccttgtttatgttgtaatatgtttgtttagtttagatgttctttgttttatatttaaagCATGTTAAGTTGTTAGATTTATAGTTTTAAGTTTCACTCTGTTTTGCTATTTCTGGGTTAGGGTTTTAGGTGTATATGTGTACGTGTGCTCTttgcatgcatacgcatacatGAAGTACGCAAACAACTGGGCTGCGTACCTAGGCCCTATGTATGCGTATGCGTACGTGAACACAAGCCCAGAAACTCTAATCCGAGTTTTCTActtctatttctttgtttttcttatataatatgcctctattttgtcttttttttttttttttttttttttttttaatgttcttaaGTCTCTTTTTCTCTGTTTGATTGTCTTTTTGCCTTTGacatgctagattagggtttctttttattttttactttgatATGCCATGAACACGCATTCAAATGTCCATGCATTGATGCATGAGTGCTATGGTGTAGCAAGGTAAGTAAAGGTGAGTCATGCATTTCACATGatcatgcattttttttgttacatgACCTTGATATTCCCTTGATGAATGTGTATATGCAAAGTCCATGTGCTATACTTTAAATATGataaacatgtttgtttgattgttgCCATGTTGTTACCGTAGATATACCTTGCTTTCTTGCTACCATGATGTATTTGCTGCCTTGGATGTAATGAGATAGGAACATGCTAGGGTTTATGACGATAtgatgatagatgtatgttagggttttgggatgattgatgtcatgttgtatgcttagatgtatgctagtgtgtgtgtgtgagtatagaactagatggttcctagaccataaaACTAGATGGTTCTGAACCCATACTTTGGTAGTAAGACTTAGTCCTTCCATATAAGGGTGCAATAAacatggttcctagaccataaaACTAGATGGAAACTCCTTTTATCTTTTCTCTGCCCCGCTTCACTCAGCCTAAGCATACTCCCTAACCACGCATTGCGCCCATAGCCACCAATTTGAACCCACGTGCCATCGTGTGTGAGTTCATGACCGCCTTAGCTTTGGTTCACAGTCTGTCTGTGATCTCCTTGGACACCATAACatcattttgtgggtttgcaAGGTTAACCTttgattcaggttttggaaagagaaaataagatTCCAAGGGTAAGGTTTCATCGCAAGGGTTGTGGCTAAGGCTAACGACagtgttgggttctaagactttaggtttaaatgtattagaacttcaatttgtaatgttggcaaaccatgatcaaaatgttttagtctttgttttagacttgctcaaagtgtgtttatatgtaaagttggaatcgagtgtttTGTAGGATTTACTATGTAAATCtacctggctcgatcgatcgaaaattagactcgattgatcgaagctcgtgtagattgtttttctgcaaaattttccaactcaacccaagcccttttgatgtgtagggttttatgttttgtcttaagtataaaagggaaaaccctagccatgttttaggttgctccttatgctgtgtgtgtgaatcttttgtgagatcaagaggtggttgccttcacacatacttagggtttccaagattcaagattatgtcaagaacttggtgatcattTAGTTGATgcattcaagagcttaaagatacacaagcaggCGTGCTTATGCTTGCtgggaattcaagaaagaagtagcccgtggactcggagctgtcacgtggtcgtggtagtaagttttctacttgaggtagcaataggatgttagtggtctaagtccctattgtgtaaacttcaattctttcatagtggattcgtTTTATCTTatggatagctaggttaaatcccccctaggttttttaccggtttggttttcttggttatcatattgttgtgttctttattttccgcactttacaatgatatgatatatatatgttaacctagatctgcatactttacctaagttaatcacttggctaaataactaggttaatctggttgtgttttaaggggtctaaaaacaaacaagtggtatcagagcgggttgctctcttATTGCAGatcctttgatctaagagttgatcattgacccctgttgtcatggattctTGGAAGATCTTATTCCTTGAGCATGTCTacttgttgttcttgtctcttgttgcttttgttaaatctttccttgaGCATCTTGGTATAATTACATGTGATGATAATTATGTGTGTTATACTGCTTTAATCGCCTTAAAGGAAtgtgattcttgtctttggtatttggatagtggttgttccaaGCATATGACAGGAAATAAAGCTTTGTTCAAGACAttctttgaaggaaagattgggacagtcacatttggagatggaagcaaatctgtGATCAGAGACATCGAAACTGTGGGACATTCCAAGGTTACCGGTTTTTGAAGATGTCTGGTATGTAGATGGGTTGAAGGCTAACTTACTCAGCATCAGTCAAATTTATGATAATGGTCTgaatgttctcttcactaagtatgaatgtgagatacttgatAGAGGAGGTGACTGTATGTGTACTGGTGTGAGGAAAGTTGATAACTGTTATGGTATAACACCAAGTATAAGCAACAAGTGTTTTAGTGCAAAGATCAATCAAGTTGACTTATGGCATCAACGGTTGGTACATGCTAATCACAAGCAATTAGAGAAGATTTCCAAGTGTGATACAGTTATTGGTTTGCCCAAGTTTGATAAGATAGAAaagtgcatatgtggaccatgtTAGATGGGTAAACAAGTGAAGTCCAAGCATCCGACTGTAACTAAAGTTCAAACTTCCAGACCTCTTGAGTTGTTGCACATTGATCTCATGGGTCCTACCAGAGTTTAGAGTTTAGGtggaaagaagtatattctAGTTGTTGTAGATGATTTTACAAGATATACATGGGTTGTGCTTTTGAGAGATAAAGCTGAGGATTATGAGAAGATGATACATTTGTGCAAGAAATTGCAAGTTGAGAAAGGTACTATAATAGCTAGAATCAGAAATAAtcatggaagagaatttgaaaacacaaagCTGGCTACCTTCTGCAATGATCAAGGCACGCATCAAGAGTTCTCATCACCCAAGACACCACAACAGAATGGGATAGTGAAACGGAAGAATAGGGTTGTTTAAGAGATGGCACGAGTCATGCCACTCAATAAAAAGATGCCCAGATCCTTCTGGGGAGAAGCAGTTAACACTGCTTGCCATACACTTAACCGAGTGTATTTTAGACTTGATTCCAAGCAAACTCCCTATGAACTTTGGAGAAGTAAGAAGCCTGTGGTAAAATATTTCAGGATATTTGGCAATGACTATTACATTCTACGTGATAGAGAGAACctagaaaagtttgatgcaaAGAGTGACAAGGGATACTTTATAGGATACTCTTCCATTAgtagagcatatagagtgtacaATTTGAGAACCAAAACAGTCGTGGAATCTTCCaatgttgtgatcaatgatgaatTAAGTTCTGAAAGTCATTCAGAAAACAGTTCTCCAGTTCAAGAAAGGATTATGGAAGTTGATGATTCACTTCCTGCTGATTATGTGGCGAAGCATAGTGAGGAAGAGCTGTTGTTGTTGAATGATACAATTTTAGTACCTTCAAGTTCAGAACCATTCACACCAGTTCATGAAACTCAACAAGAACAAAGCGAGCTTAGTCCCCCATCAAAACAGAAAGGTACCTCCACATCTCTGGTCAAAGGTCCATCTTCTAGAGTTAAGTTGAATCACTATCACTAATATATTGGGTAGTCTAAATGATAACATGAGATTGAGATCAAAAGCCTTGAATGTGATTACTCAATCATGCTATCTTTCCCAATTTGAACTGAAAAAGGTGGATGAAGCActtcaagatgctgattgggttaattccatgcatgaagaacttcacCAATTTGTTCAGAATGATGTGTGAgaattagttcctagaccaaaGGGAGTAAATGTGATTAGAACTAAGTGGATCTTTAAGAACAAGTTAGATGAACATGGTACAGTTATCAGAAATAAATCAAGACCTGTTGCTCAAGGGTACAcataagtggaagggattgattttgatgagaccTTTGCATCAGTAGCTAGATTGGAATCCATTAGTATATTTTTGGCCATAACAAGTCATCTGAATTTCAAGTtgtatcaaatggatgtcaagagtGCTTTTTTGAATGGGatgttgcaagaagaggtataTGTTGAACAACCAAAGGGTTTTGTTGATCCTCACAGACCGGATGATGTCTACAAGTTAAAGAGAGCGctttatggtttgaaacaagctcctagggcttggtatgatagattgactgcATATCTCACTGAGTATGGATTCAAAAGGGGATTTGTAGATACTACTCTCTTCATAAGAAAGGATAAGGATTATTTTGTTGTAGCTtaaatttatgttgatgacattgttTTTGGTGCTACAAATGATTCTCTTGCTCAatcttttgcagatgaaatgaagtccatgtttgaaatgagtatggttggagaactaacttatttcttgGGATTGTAGGTGAAGCAAATGGACTCAGGaatctacatcaaccaagcaaagTATGCAAGAaatctagtcaagagatttgggctTAACAAGGCTGCCCATGCTAGAGCACCAATGGCTGCAAATGTAAAATTAACCAATGATCCATCAAGTGAGTTtgttgatgttacattatatAGAAGCATGACTGCAAGTCGGCCTGATATTGCTTTTAGTGTTAGTGTATGTTctagatttcaatctaatcctaaggtttcacatttgaataatgttaaaagaatcataaaatatgttGGTGGAACTTGTGATTATGGTTTGTTTTATAGCAAAGAGTCTAATCTGTCTCTTGCTATATTTTCTGATTTTGATTAGGCCGGTAATGCcgatgatagaaaaagcaccactgGTAGGTGTTTTTATGTAGGAGCCAATCTTGttgcttggatgagtaaaaagcaaaattatGTGTCTTTGTCTACTGCAGAGGTAGAATATATTGCTGTTGGAAGTTGTTGCTcacagcttctttggatgaaaaagttTTTGAGTGATTATGGGATATCACAAGATACCATGGTTGTTTATTGTGATAACTCTAGTGCTATCGATATCTCTAAGAATCCTGTTCAACACTCTAagactaaacacatagagattagatatcacttcattagggatcttgttgaaagaaagattatGTCTCTTGAGTATATCGCTACTGAACGTCAGAATGCTGACATCTTGACCAAACCTCTTaatagaagtaagtttgagacaCTTTGTCAAGTAATTAGTGTGATTCTATGTCCCTGATTATCTTTGGCTTTCATGGTTCTTGTGCTTCATCGCTCTATTCTTGGTGACCATTCTTccttattgtttttgttttccttgtttttgtttctaggatttgcattgcataacattcatgcatttcattctaggattgtttttgtttcttcttttcaaaattaaaaaaaaaaaaaaggaaaaaggcagCAAAacgtgttttgcattatttttcttggatttgaaatcaaggttagccaatttattttcacataacatgtttatgtactttgtttagcttggatgagcttatttattgcacttaaCTAGTTGAAGCCTTgtaatgcatgttgtgtgggaagatgtttatagtttttgatcacatgatcttgatcttaAAGTCACATGCTTATgattgtcggacttgaacttattgagaaaggcataaataatcatctcaccactgtttactagccaatcatgaacaccgtagtgcatatcataagattttatgcttgagaaagtgtagcacatgcacgaaaagaacataaggtgtagcctcggtttaaatgctaaaattagtgtgtacattattgggctttaataacttcacaatcaaataaaattggtgtgtacaatatCCTGGCTATTCTTAATAAGTTTTTGATCAAacaaaatttgtgtgtacaattgAGGCAAATCGAGAAACTTACATGACTGCAAGCttttattctaggagatgtgagagttatatgatgtaactctttaggtgatagtctctctcaaatttatgtgatgaattttgtagaaattgtgattgatttctatttacatatcacctcacatgtatctcaagcttttgctagttgcacacattaCACAAGTCACTCTCtactaaactttgtacatgttattgtgtgttaatttggtttggccaaccaagtttgaaaattccttgaattttatgcaaaatgtgtttgaagCTTGAGAATTTAAGgagaattgattgaaaatcttaattttgggaaaactaggttcaaaacaagtgtttttgaaaaacatttcatctcatactcatgcattttattcataaaagtTAATGCTTTGAGAAGTTTTTGCATAAAATTGCTtggttttccaaaaaattgtgttttccaaATTTTCGATCTATCAAACTTGTTTTTCGACCGATCAAAAATgcgattaaaattttggtttgaacCTGACCTACTCGATCGCTGTTGGATCAATCGAAagtgattttcgatcgatcgaatctaatttttgatcaatcgaaaatcgtatagagagttttttaaaacctttgtTTCTCATGTGTTCTTTACTATTCAAATCTTTTTCAAAACACCTTCTCTCTCTATTCGATTGGTCTAAGGGTCAAAGCAagatttttgtcattttcaaccaaatttcttcaagggtttttgtcatctaaggccggtaagacctttatacccctcctttttcatttattttcatgtttcatgcatttttttttttggtattttaggGAGAATGTCGAACCTAAGGGAAATTGgtttttttgatgattcaagctttttctttcacaattgatcaatgggtttttgttgtgggATGTTATAAAACTGTTCTTGAtgaattaatttgatcaatttgttgaattgggaaaattttaattttctagggcttgaaagtACCCGATTTGGGGCTTTTGTTCAATTaagctttaattttttaaattggctAGTTTTATTGATTGATTTGGTCATTATAAACTATTATCTATCATGTATAATGATCAATTTGGtcaatttgttggatttctAAAACTGGGTTTTCAAATTTAGGATTGTTCTTGatataaactctatgctcaagccaattttgtgaatttaaaGTTAAATTGAACATATTCTCattgcattagagcatgcatcatttgcttatactgttcatgcatcatatagaattgttatttctatattttctgTGCTAACTTGTAgtttgcccttaattttttttttttttttttttgctctttttcgctctctctctctctctctctctcttttgtgttTGTCCTTTGATCcttagcatcatggttaggaagactAAAGCCCATAGGACCTCCACCTCTACTTCTTCCCCCACCTTTAGTAGTGAGAGGTTTTTGAGTGAGAAAAACCAGGAAGCGTATGAGAAGCTTAACCTTAAGAGGAACATTTGGGCTGAGAGAAAGGTTCTGTTAGATGAACTTGATCCTAAGATTAGACGTAACTTTGGGCGTAGGGGTTGGTTACCTTTATTGGATGTTGATCATCCTCCTCCGGCTACCTTGATCAGAAATTTCTATTCGAACCTCTCTGTCCATtcctatgattccaacactcttgTGAGAAATTGGATACAGGGTGATGAGTACACCATTACCCCTTTGGTAGTGTCTATTGCTCTTGGGGTGCCAGTGGTCCAGCACCCTGTCTACCTTTATGATGAGCCTCCTCCCCTGGACGACATCATGTCTTATATCACTAGGTcgtctatccagtggggttctaaTCCTCGGATCACTACTGCTGAGCTCACTAAGAttcactatcttttctttaggattgctTGTCATTCTTTATGGCCTATCTCTCATCTACACACCATTCCTTTAGAGcgttgtgcatttttgtatgcccttgTTACTAATGCTTCTATTAgctttcctcatcttttcattcgttctttgattgaggttcataggagtagttctattgctcatgctcttttcttccccatttttaTTCATTGGATTCTTTTGCATCTAAGATTAGATAACTTTCCCGCTTCTGAGCCTGTCCATAttattgctcccataggtgccacctttcttaggcaaaGGGCTACTCAAATGAGAGCAAGCTCTAAACGCCCTAGAGTTGAGTCTTCTGGTGTTGCACGTCCTCCTTCCCCTTCTACAGGTGATGCTACGGCTGAGGAGTATGTTGATCCTGCTGCTGCTGCTACTACTGTTCGTCCACCTTTTACCTCGGATGATTTAGACATTCGATGTATGTTGGAGACTGtcatgaccgttcaggcggctcatggtcaGATTTTAgtggacatgcttgatgagTTTTGTGCCTTACGAGCAGATTTGGAGCATCTTAGACGGTCACctccgccacctccttttgatgatgtgt
It encodes the following:
- the LOC126690013 gene encoding uncharacterized protein LOC126690013 produces the protein MDVKSAFLNGMLQEEVYVEQPKGFVDPHRPDDVYKLKRALYGLKQAPRAWYDRLTAYLTEYGFKRGFVKQMDSGIYINQAKYARNLVKRFGLNKAAHARAPMAANVKLTNDPSSEFVDVTLYRSMTASRPDIAFSVSAGNADDRKSTTASLDEKVFE